The Paracoccus albus region CGGGCATTGCGACCTGGCTTCCTGGCGTCATGCGCGGCTGAGCGCCATCGCACCTGCAGAAAGGCCCCGGCCCCGATGTCTGAATCGGGGCCGGGGCCGAGCTGTCTTCAGAGACCGGAATGACAGCGCGTCACCCGTTGTAATCGCTGTCCGAAACCTTCTCCATCCATGTCACGGGCGTGCCGTCGATGCTTTCCTGCACGGCGATATGGCTCATCGCGGTGTCGGATGCAGCGCCGTGCCAGTGCTTTTCTCCGGCCGGGAACCAGACGACATCGCCCTGCCGGATCTCCTCGACCGGGCCGCCTTCGCGCTGCACGCGCCCGCGACCGAAGGTGACGATCAGCGTCTGCCCCGCCGGGTGGGTGTGCCACGCGGTGCGGGCGCCGGGCTCGAACGTGACCTGCGAACCACTGGCTCGGCCCGGTTCTTCGGCGGCGAACAAGGGGTCGATCCGGACCGTCCCGGTAAAATAATCCTCGGGGCCGGGATTGGAGGGATTGGCGCCTGCGCGGGTGATCTTCATGGTGGTCTCCTTGGCGTTGCGCGTCAGTCGCGCAGTTTCTCGAAACGATAAGTCAGGGCGGGGCCACCGGGCTGGCCATAGGCAAGCTCGGCGGTGACCATGGCGAAGGGCTCGACAAAGCGCGCGCTGCGCAGCCCGCCCGCCTCGAGCGGGTCGAAACCGATGTCGCGGATCAGCTCGCGCGCCACCTCCTTTGCGCCCTCATCATCGCCATAGATCAGCAATTGCGGGCGCGGCGTCTGGTTTTTGCGGGCGAAGACCGGCGCGAAGCTTTCCGAGGGGCTGGTGTTGAAGCATGACACCCACCGCGCCTTCGGACGCATTCGTGCCAGCTCCTCCGCGCCCGAACTGGTCGTGCCGACCACGAGATCGGAATTGCTGTCATCCAGCGGAACGCAGCAATTCAGCACGATCTTGCCGGAGAGATCCCCGGCCCGGTCCAGCACCTCCGCGACATTCGACCAGTGGACGGCCAGCAGGATGGCGTCGGCATCGCGCACCGCAGCCGCAACCGGCGCCGAGGTCGCGCCTGCCTGCTGTGCCAGCCGGTCCAGCTTGGCTTGGGTGCGGGCATAGCTGAAACAGACCTCATGGCCGCATTCGGACCATAGACGGCCAAGCTTTCCGCCCATCAGGCCCGAACCGAGGATCGCGATTTTCATGGCCGTCCCCTCTCTGAACGGAGGCGGGGCCGTGCCCCGCCTGCGCGATTACTCTGCACGGTTTTCGAACACATCCTTGGCGACCGGCATGGCGGAAAACACCTTGGGCCAGCCCGCATAGAAGGCCAGATGCGACAGCACCGCGCCGGCTTCTTCCTGGGTCAGGCCGTTATCCATGGCGCGGTTCAGGTGGAACGTCATCTGTTCCGGCTGTCCGCCCGCAATCAGCGCAGCGACAGTCACGAGGCTGCGGTCGCGCGGGGCGAGATCGGGACGCAGCCAGAGATCGCGGAACAGCACCTCGCGCGTGTTGTCCACCACGCCCTGGCTGACATCGCCATACTGGCCGCTGACATTTTCCTCGCGCGCGGCCTCGGCCTCTTCATCGAGCGGCAGGAATTCGGGATCGGCGCCGGGCAGGTCTTCGGCTGCGATGCCGCGCGCCTCGAAGACCGGCGCCGCGGCCTCCGCCGCCGCCAGGGCGTTCCCCCAGCCGGTATAGAAGGCCAGATGGGTGATGGTTTCGGAAATCTCGGCAGGCGTGACACCGGCATCAAGGGCCAGCTCGATATGGGACCCAAGCGCCGTGCTGTCCTGCCGGGTCATCAGCGCGGCGAAGGTGACGAGCGCGCGGTCACGCGCGGGCAAGGTCTCATCGGCCCATTCCCCGCCGAACAGCGCGTCATTGGCATAGGCTTCCAAAGCGGGCGCGACCTGACCGACGGATTGCGGCAGCGTGGCCGCGGGGTCCTGCGCAAGGGCCGGAGTCGTGGCGAGGGCAAGGGCGGTGGCAAAGATACGGGTCTTCATGGCGATCTCCTTTTCGGGTGTCGTCTCGCCTTCCATCTGGCCGCGCGAGGCCGCGAATTAATGACCGTATCCCTCACGCCAATCATGATTGGCATTCATCAATCGGGCGATCGCCTTGGCTCGCGCAGCGCGTCGAGAACCAGACCGAAGGCCGATGAGGGGCGTTGCCGGCTGGGGTAGTAAAGGTGAAACCCCGGAAAATACGGCGAAAACGCGTCGAGACACAGACGCAGCGCCCCGGATTCGAGATGCGGCGCGGCCAGCCGTTCCGGGATCAGCGCCAGGCCATGCCCGTCTAGCGCGGCCTGCATCACATGGTTGATCGTGTTGAAACAGGCCTGCCCGCTGACCTTCACATTGATCTCGTGACCGTCACCATCCTCGAACTCCCACGCATAAAGCCCGCCATGATTCGACAGGCGCAGATTGATGCAAGCGTGATCCGACAGATCCTGCGGGGTCTTTGGCGTGCCC contains the following coding sequences:
- a CDS encoding (R)-mandelonitrile lyase, translating into MKITRAGANPSNPGPEDYFTGTVRIDPLFAAEEPGRASGSQVTFEPGARTAWHTHPAGQTLIVTFGRGRVQREGGPVEEIRQGDVVWFPAGEKHWHGAASDTAMSHIAVQESIDGTPVTWMEKVSDSDYNG
- a CDS encoding NADPH-dependent F420 reductase, giving the protein MKIAILGSGLMGGKLGRLWSECGHEVCFSYARTQAKLDRLAQQAGATSAPVAAAVRDADAILLAVHWSNVAEVLDRAGDLSGKIVLNCCVPLDDSNSDLVVGTTSSGAEELARMRPKARWVSCFNTSPSESFAPVFARKNQTPRPQLLIYGDDEGAKEVARELIRDIGFDPLEAGGLRSARFVEPFAMVTAELAYGQPGGPALTYRFEKLRD
- a CDS encoding carboxymuconolactone decarboxylase family protein, yielding MKTRIFATALALATTPALAQDPAATLPQSVGQVAPALEAYANDALFGGEWADETLPARDRALVTFAALMTRQDSTALGSHIELALDAGVTPAEISETITHLAFYTGWGNALAAAEAAAPVFEARGIAAEDLPGADPEFLPLDEEAEAAREENVSGQYGDVSQGVVDNTREVLFRDLWLRPDLAPRDRSLVTVAALIAGGQPEQMTFHLNRAMDNGLTQEEAGAVLSHLAFYAGWPKVFSAMPVAKDVFENRAE